In the Kitasatospora terrestris genome, one interval contains:
- a CDS encoding NAD(P)H-binding protein, translating to MIVITTPTGDIGARLVDRLLDSGESLRVVVRDPARLPAHVRARAEVVPGSHGAPDTIAKALAGADRMFWLVPPAGFHDAADARRHYLDFTRPACREAASRGVRIVGVTSLGHGYPGRAGLLSAALAMDELIGASGAPYRALALPFFMENLLHQAAAITEQGTLSLANAADRPLPTVATRDVAAAAAALLLDTTWSGRARVPFTGPDELTPDAMAEVISDTLGRTVRYRQLPLADLRATMLRRGASPALVQDMADMVEAQNNGIYDAEPRDPGTAGATGFRRWCEQNLTPTARS from the coding sequence ATGATCGTCATCACCACGCCCACCGGCGACATCGGCGCCCGACTCGTCGACCGCCTCCTGGACAGCGGCGAGTCCCTCCGGGTGGTCGTCCGCGACCCCGCCCGGCTGCCCGCGCACGTACGCGCCCGCGCCGAGGTCGTGCCGGGCTCCCACGGCGCCCCCGACACGATCGCGAAGGCGCTCGCAGGCGCCGACCGGATGTTCTGGCTCGTCCCCCCGGCCGGATTCCACGACGCCGCCGACGCCCGGCGCCACTACCTGGACTTCACCCGGCCCGCCTGCCGCGAAGCCGCGAGCCGGGGCGTGCGGATCGTGGGCGTGACCTCGCTGGGCCACGGCTACCCGGGCCGGGCCGGGCTGCTCTCCGCCGCGCTGGCCATGGACGAACTGATCGGGGCGAGCGGTGCTCCCTACCGGGCGCTGGCCCTCCCGTTCTTCATGGAGAACCTGCTCCACCAGGCCGCCGCGATCACCGAACAGGGCACCCTCTCCCTGGCCAACGCCGCGGACCGGCCGCTGCCGACCGTCGCCACCCGCGACGTCGCCGCCGCCGCGGCCGCGCTCCTCCTCGACACCACCTGGAGCGGCCGGGCCCGCGTCCCGTTCACCGGCCCCGACGAGCTCACCCCCGACGCCATGGCCGAGGTCATCTCCGACACCCTGGGCCGCACCGTCCGCTACCGGCAGCTCCCGCTCGCCGACCTCCGCGCCACGATGCTGCGACGCGGCGCGAGCCCGGCCCTGGTCCAGGACATGGCCGACATGGTCGAGGCGCAGAACAACGGCATCTACGACGCCGAACCCCGTGACCCGGGCACCGCCGGCGCCACCGGCTTCCGCCGGTGGTGCGAGCAGAACCTCACGCCGACCGCCCGGTCCTGA